A section of the Papio anubis isolate 15944 chromosome 2, Panubis1.0, whole genome shotgun sequence genome encodes:
- the LOC101017311 gene encoding olfactory receptor 5H2, whose product MHFISGMSHEDMEQDNATLLTEFVLTGLTYQPEWKIPLFLVFLVIYLITMVWNLGLITLIWNDPQLHIPMYLFLGSLAFVDAWISSTVTPKMLVNFLAKNRMISLSECMIQFFSFAFGGTTECFLLATMAYDRYVAICKPLLYPVIMNNSLCVRLVAFSFLGGFLHVLIHEVLIFRLTFCNSNIIHHFYCDIIPLFMISCTDPSINFLMVFILSGSIQVFTIVTVLNSYTFALFTVLKKKSVRGIRKAFSTCGAHLLSVSLYYGPLLFMYVRPVSPQADDQDMIDSVFYTIVIPLLNPIIYSLRNKQVIDSFTKMVKRNV is encoded by the coding sequence ATGCATTTCATTTCAGGGATGTCGCATGAGGACATGGAACAGGATAATGCAACATTGCTGACAGAGTTTGTTCTCACAGGACTTACATACCAACCAGAGTGGAAAATCCCCCTGTTCTTGGTGTTCTTGGTGATCTATCTCATCACTATGGTGTGGAACCTTGGTCTGATTACTCTTATCTGGAATGATCCACAACTTCACATCCCCATGTACTTATTTCTTGGGAGTTTAGCCTTTGTTGATGCTTGGATATCTTCCACAGTAACTCCCAAAATGTTGGTTAATTTCTTGGCCAAAAACAGGATGATATCTCTGTCTGAATGCatgattcaatttttttcctttgcatttggtGGAACTACAGAATGTTTTCTCTTGGCAACAATGGCATATGATCGCTATGTAGCCATATGCAAACCTTTACTATATCCAGTGATTATGAACAATTCGCTATGCGTACGGCTGGTAGCCTTCTCATTTTTAGGTGGCTTCCTCCATGTCTTAATTCATGAAGTCCTTATATTCAGATTAACCTTCTGCAATTCCAACATAATACATCATTTTTACTGTGATATTATACCATTGTTTATGATTTCCTGTACTGATCCTTCTATTAATTTtctgatggtttttattttgtctggCTCAATTCAAGTATTCACCATTGTGACAGTTCTTAACTCTTACACATTTGCTCTTTTCACAGTCCTAAAAAAGAAGTCTGTCAGAGGCATAAGGAAAGCCTTTTCCACCTGTGGAGCCCATCTCTTATCTGTCTCTTTATATTATGGCCCACTTCTCTTCATGTATGTGCGCCCTGTATCTCCACAAGCAGATGACCAAGATATGATAGACTCTGTATTTTATACAATTGTAATTCCTTTGCTAAATCCCATTATCTACAGTCTGAGAAATAAGCAAGTAATAGATTCATTCAcaaaaatggtaaaaagaaatgtttag
- the LOC101022745 gene encoding olfactory receptor 5H8, with the protein MDEENATLLTEFLLTGLTYQSEWKIPLFLAFLIIYLITVMGNLGLIAVIWKDSHLHIPMYLFLGSLAFADAWLSSSVTPKMLISFFIKSMMISLSECKIQFFSFVISATTECFLLATMAYDRYVAICKPLLYPVIMTNGLCIRLLVLSFVGGFLHALIHEGILFRLTFCNSNIIHHFYCDIIPLLTISCTDPSINFLMLFILSGSIQVFTILTVLVSYAFVLFTILKKKSVKGIRKAFSTCGAHLFSVCLYYGPLLFMYVGPASPQADDQDMVESLFYTVIIPFLNPIIYSLRNKQVIDSLTKTLKGNV; encoded by the coding sequence ATGGATGAGGAAAATGCAACATTGCTGACAGAGTTTCTTCTCACAGGACTTACCTATCAATCAGAGTGGAAAATACCCCTGTTCCTGGCATTCTTGATAATATATCTCATCACCGTCATGGGAAATCTTGGTCTGATTGCTGTCATCTGGAAAGACTCACACCTTCACATTCCAATGTACTTATTCCTTGGGAGTTTAGCCTTTGCGGATGCTTGGTTATCATCCTCAGTGACCCCTAAGATGCTGATCAGCTTCTTCATTAAGAGTATGATGATTTCTCTCTCTGAATGcaagatacaatttttttcctttgtaatcagTGCAACCACAGAATGTTTTCTCTTGGCAACAATGGCGTATGATCGCTATGTAGCCATATGCAAACCTTTACTTTATCCAGTGATTATGACCAATGGACTGTGCATCCGGCTATTAGTCTTGTCATTTGTAGGTGGCTTCCTTCATGCCTTAATTCATGAAGGCATTTTATTCAGATTAACCTTCTGTAATTCTAACATAATACATCACTTTTACTGTGACATTATCCCATTGTTAACGATTTCCTGTACTGAcccttctattaattttttaatgctttttattttgtctggTTCAATACAGGTATTCACTATTTTGACTGTTCTTGTCTCTTATGCATTTGTCCTCTttacaatcttaaaaaaaaagtcagtcaaAGGCATAAGGAAAGCCTTTTCCACCTGTGGAGCCCATCTCTTCTCTGTCTGTTTATACTATGGCCCCCTTCTCTTCATGTATGTGGGCCCTGCATCTCCACAAGCAGATGATCAAGATATGGTAGAGTCTCTATTTTACACTGTCATCATTCCTTTCTTAAATCCCATTATCTACAGCCTGAGAAATAAGCAAGTCATAGATTCACtgacaaaaacattaaaaggaaatgtttag